From the genome of Deltaproteobacteria bacterium, one region includes:
- the moaA gene encoding GTP 3',8-cyclase MoaA: MADLVDGFNRRIEYLRISITDRCNLRCRYCMPEQGIELIPHEGILTFEEILRVARVFARSGISKIRLTGGEPLVRRGVVDLIQRLGRVEGVEDLSLTTNGVLLEPFAERLVAAGLKRINISLDSLRPEKFFHITRRDVFHRVWAGIEESLRVGLYPVKLNVVAIRGFNEDEIADFARLTVEMPLHVRFIEYMPSGQGEPWTPEDVLTVDQIREKIETIMPLKEEHSENNNGPALTYSWNGAKGRIGFISPISRHFCQWCNRLRLTSDGKLRPCLFSDREFDLRSHLRDGCDDGKLAQLLGTALKNKPRGHTINTHYFRKCQRNMSSIGG; this comes from the coding sequence ATGGCCGATCTTGTCGACGGTTTCAACCGGAGGATCGAGTACCTCCGCATCTCCATCACCGACCGTTGCAATCTGCGGTGCAGATACTGCATGCCGGAACAGGGAATCGAATTGATCCCCCATGAGGGTATTCTCACATTTGAAGAGATCCTTCGCGTGGCTCGGGTCTTTGCACGATCCGGGATTTCGAAGATCCGCCTCACAGGGGGAGAGCCTCTGGTCCGGAGAGGAGTGGTGGATCTGATCCAACGTCTCGGCCGGGTCGAGGGGGTCGAAGATCTCAGCCTGACGACCAATGGAGTTCTCCTGGAACCATTTGCCGAACGCCTTGTCGCTGCCGGCCTCAAACGCATAAACATCAGCCTCGATTCCCTCAGGCCTGAGAAGTTCTTCCATATCACCAGGCGAGACGTCTTCCACCGGGTCTGGGCCGGAATTGAGGAATCCCTTCGGGTGGGTCTCTATCCGGTCAAGTTGAATGTGGTTGCCATAAGGGGATTCAACGAGGATGAGATAGCCGATTTCGCCCGTCTCACGGTGGAGATGCCCCTCCACGTCCGGTTTATCGAGTACATGCCTTCCGGACAGGGCGAGCCGTGGACACCGGAAGACGTCCTCACCGTCGACCAGATAAGGGAAAAGATAGAGACCATCATGCCCCTAAAGGAAGAACATTCGGAGAACAACAACGGGCCTGCTCTGACCTATAGCTGGAATGGGGCCAAGGGAAGGATCGGTTTCATCAGCCCCATAAGCCGCCATTTCTGCCAGTGGTGCAACCGCCTCCGCCTCACTTCGGATGGGAAGTTGCGGCCGTGTCTCTTCTCAGACAGGGAATTCGATTTGAGGTCCCATCTGCGGGACGGATGCGACGACGGGAAGCTGGCCCAGTTGCTCGGCACGGCACTGAAAAACAAACCTCGGGGACATACAATCAATACCCACTATTTTAGAAAATGCCAGCGGAATATGTCCTCCATTGGAGGATGA